In Caretta caretta isolate rCarCar2 chromosome 18, rCarCar1.hap1, whole genome shotgun sequence, a single genomic region encodes these proteins:
- the LOC125624312 gene encoding uncharacterized protein LOC125624312: MHWPGRQEKARELLNFSFLFGQHGKLQVTMQSSSAEVTMMESQNRKRAPAWTEPEVRDLIAVWGEESVLSELRSSFQNAKTFVKISQGMKDRGHNRDPKQCHMKLKELRHDYQKTREANGRSGSEPQTCRFYDELHAILGGSATTTPAVLFDSFNGDGGNKEAGFGDEEDDEDDEVVDSSQQAIEETSFPDSQELFLTLDLEPVPPKPSKGCLPDLAGGEGTSAACVSMLTGSSPSQRLVKIRKRKKRTCD; the protein is encoded by the exons atgcactggccaggtagacaggaaaaggcccgcgaacttttgaatttcagtttcctgtttggccagcatggcaagctgcaggtgaccatgcagagctcatcagcagaggtgaccatgatggagtcccagaatcgcaaaagagctccagcatggactgaaccggaggtacgggatctgatcgctgtatggggagaggaatccgtgctatcagaactccgttccagttttcaaaacgCCAAAACGTTTGTCAAAATCTcgcagggcatgaaggacagaggccataacagggacccgaagcagtgccacatgaaacttaaggagctgaggcacgactaccagaaaaccagagaggcgaacggccgctctgggtcagagccccaaacatgccgcttctatgatgagctgcatgccattttagggggttcagccaccactaccccagccgtgttgtttgactccttcaatggagatggaggcaacaaggaagcaggttttggggacgaggaagatgatgaagatgatgaggttgtagatagctcacagcaagcaattgaagaaaccagttttcccgacagccaggaactgtttctcaccctggacctggagccagtaccccccaaaccctccaaaggctgcctcccggacctggcaggcggagaagggacctccg ctgcatgtgtttcaatgctcacaggatcttctccttcccagaggctagtgaagattagaaagagaaaaaaacgcacttgtgattaa
- the VAMP3 gene encoding vesicle-associated membrane protein 3 isoform X1: protein MENPHISMSTSGPGSSSNASGSNRRLQQTQHQVDEVVDIMRVNVDKVLERDQKLSELDDRADALQAGASQFETSAAKLKRKYWWKNCKMWAILIAVVLIIIIIIIIWNVSS from the exons atggagaatccgcaCATCTCTAT GTCAACAAGTGGCCCTGGAAGCTCAAGTAATGCCTCTGGCAGTAATCGTCGCCTTCAGCAGACACAACACCAAGTAGATGAG GTGGTTGACATCATGAGGGTGAATGTGGACAAGGTGTTGGAACGAGATCAGAAGCTGTCAGAGTTGGATGACCGTGCTGACGCACTGCAGGCGGGAGCTTCCCAATTTGAGACCAGTGCTGCCAAGCTGAAAAGAAAGTATTGGTGGAAGAACTGTAAG ATGTGGGCAATATTGATAGCAGTTgttctcatcatcatcatcatcatcatca TCTGGAATGTGTCCTCATGA
- the VAMP3 gene encoding vesicle-associated membrane protein 3 isoform X2, with product MSTSGPGSSSNASGSNRRLQQTQHQVDEVVDIMRVNVDKVLERDQKLSELDDRADALQAGASQFETSAAKLKRKYWWKNCKMWAILIAVVLIIIIIIIIWNVSS from the exons AT GTCAACAAGTGGCCCTGGAAGCTCAAGTAATGCCTCTGGCAGTAATCGTCGCCTTCAGCAGACACAACACCAAGTAGATGAG GTGGTTGACATCATGAGGGTGAATGTGGACAAGGTGTTGGAACGAGATCAGAAGCTGTCAGAGTTGGATGACCGTGCTGACGCACTGCAGGCGGGAGCTTCCCAATTTGAGACCAGTGCTGCCAAGCTGAAAAGAAAGTATTGGTGGAAGAACTGTAAG ATGTGGGCAATATTGATAGCAGTTgttctcatcatcatcatcatcatcatca TCTGGAATGTGTCCTCATGA